One region of Danio aesculapii chromosome 7, fDanAes4.1, whole genome shotgun sequence genomic DNA includes:
- the tmed3 gene encoding transmembrane emp24 domain-containing protein 3 produces MRHSFLLLAVYIAFVNATELTFELPDNEKQCFYEELEQGAKFDIDFQVIAGGNYDVDCFVTDPMNNMLYQERKKQYDSFSHTTVMKGVYKVCFSNEFSTFSHKTVYLDFRSGEDDRLLPDMNRATALTQMESACLSIHEILKVVSDSQTWYRLREAQDRLRAEDLNERVHFWSVGETVILFVVCIGQVLMLKSFFNEKKTGVSTST; encoded by the exons ATGAGACACTCCTTTTTACTTCTGGCTGTGTACATAGCCTTTGTAAATGCCACCGAATTAACTTTTGAGTTGCCAGATAACGAAAAGCAATGCTTTTACGAGGAACTAGAGCAAGGAGCCAAGTTTGATATAGACTTTCAG GTTATTGCTGGAGGAAACTATGATGTTGACTGTTTTGTGACCGATCCAATGAATAACATGCTGTATCAGGAACGAAAAAAGCAGTATGACAGCTTTTCCCACACAACAGTCATGAAGGGAGTGTACAAGGTCTGCTTCAGCAATGAGTTCTCAACCTTCTCTCACAAGACTGTTTACCTGGACTTCAGAAGTGGAGAGGATGACCGGCTGTTGCCTGACATGAACAGAGCCACAGCTCTCACACAG ATGGAGTCAGCCTGCCTGTCTATCCATGAGATCCTCAAAGTGGTTTCAGACTCTCAGACCTGGTATCGTCTTCGAGAGGCTCAGGATCGTCTTAGAGCAGAGGACCTGAATGAGCGTGTGCACTTTTGGTCCGTCGGGGAGACCGTCATCCTGTTTGTAGTCTGTATTGGCCAGGTGCTTATGCTGAAGAGTTTCTTCAATGAGAAGAAAACCGGTGTGTCCACCAGCACATAG